Below is a genomic region from Telmatobacter sp. DSM 110680.
CTGCGCGCATTCCCACCATCAGCGCATGAGCCTCATATCCGTCCTGATTCGCGAGAGCTACGTGCGCGCCCCCGGTTGTTTCGCGCAGATTCGCCTTGAAAAGTTCGCTCAGCTCTGCAATTGTCGAGACGAATTGATCCCGGTCCTGCATGTACAACACGACGCTTTCGAGGTGAAATATCTTTGCTACGAGCGCCGGGAGGTCTCGAATGAGGCCGTCAGCATCTTCGTGGAGGATCATCTCCTGGCTCAGCAGATAGAGACGCTCGACGTCTTCGCGGCGTTGTTCGGCCTGCTGCTTCTGCTTGCGCGCTCGTTCTGCGACGCGCCCGGCGACCAGCGAACCCACAGCAAACGTCATCATGGATACCCATTCCTGCGGGCCGGCGAGGATGAAAGTGTGGATAGGCGGTAGAAAGAAATAGTCGAAAGACACGGCGCAAAGCAGAGCGCTATAGAGCGAAATAACCAAGCCGGCCTGCGTCGCCGTTACCACCACGACGACCAGGAAAACCATACCCGCAGTAGTTGCGCGCGCGCTGGTGACTGCAAGGCCCACGGTGGTGAGGACCGCGGCAAGGGTAGCGCCCAGCCACTGCAAATAGTGTTGCGGCTTGGGTTTCAATTGCATGCTTGTCTCATCCGGAATGATACTCGGCCAACCTGATGATGTAATCTTCCGATGGAAGAAGAACGAAGATGCCAGGCAGAATTCTCGTTATCGATGATGAGCCGCAAATTACCCGCGTATTGCGAGCTGCACTCTCGGCGCAGGCCTTCGATGTTCGCACGGCCAATGACCCTGAAGAGGGGCTCCGCATTTTTGCGGAATGGTCGCCCGATCTTGTGATTACCGATTTGATGATGCCGGGACTCAGCGGCGTTGACGTTGCCCGAGCCATCCGCACAACGTCGTCCACTCCCATTCTCGTACTCTCAGTTCGCGATCACGAGCGCTCCAAAATCGAAGCGCTTGACTCTGGCGCCGATGACTACGTCACCAAACCATTCAGCATTCAGGAGCTTCTGGCGCGGGTCCGGGCCCATATGCGGCGCGCGCCCGAACGGACAGAGTCTGCGATTGTGGCTGGGGATTTTGTGATCGATGCTCCAGCCCACAGCATCGAAGTTGCCGGAAAACCGATGCACCTGACACCTAAGGAGTTTGAACTGCTGCTGCACCTGGCGCGCCATGCGGGCAAAGTGATCACGCACAGAGCCCTGCTGACAGCGGTATGGGGAGCGCAATCGGCTCATCAGCCTGAATATTTGCGCGTCTTCGTCGGCCAGCTCCGTAAAAAACTGGAGGCGGAGACCGGCAAACAGTTCATCCAGACGGAACCGTGGGTTGGGTATCGTTTTGTTCCTGAAGGTTTCTCAGGAAAAGAAGAGTAAATCCGCTTCTGATCACGGCATTTGAGTTAAGTGCATCGGGACCGTTAGACCGATCTTTATTATTTCTTTAGGTTTCCCTTCTGCCAGCAAAATACCTACCCCTGCAAAATCGATTTTGGAGTCACGCGTATTTGTACCGGCGTGTGATGTTTCGAATCGAGGATTGTCGCATGCAAGATCTGACCATGCTCTTCTTTACAGCCGTTTTCTTTGCCGTGGCCTTTCTTTATGTGAAGGCCTGTCAGAAGTTGAGGTAAGCCATGGATCTCATCACTGTTGTCGCTTTGCTGTTCTCGGTCCTGTTGCTCATCTACCTCTGCACCGCCCTGCTTTACCCGGAGAAATTCTGACATGTCTGCCAATGGCTGGTTGCAATTTGCTCTCTTCTCGGTCGTTCTGCTTCTGACCGTGCGTCCGGTTGGCATTTACCTGGCGCGCGTGCTTGAAGGACAGCGCACGTGGCTCGATCCGTTGTTACGGCCCATCGAGCGGCTCATCTACAAAATCTGCGGAGTCAAAGCCGACCATGAGATGAACTGGCGCGAATACGCATTTGCCATGCTCGGGTTCTCGGCGGCCAGCTTGGTGCTCACGTACATCATCGAGCGGGCACAGGCACTGTTGCCCTGGAACCCGCAGCACCTGGCGGGCGTTGGCGCCGACCTCGCATGGAATACCGCTGCCAGCTTTACGACCAACACCAACTGGCAGTTCTACACGCCCGAATCCACAATGAGTTATCTCACCGAGATGGCCGGCCTCGCGACGCACAACTTCTTTTCAGCGGCGGTTGGAATAGTGGTGGCGATTGCCCTGGTGCGCAGTATCAAGCGCACAGTTTCACGCACCATTGGAAATTTCTGGGTGGACACTACACGCACATTGCTTTACATCCTGCTGCCGGGATCGCTCATCTATGCATTGTTGCTGGTTGCGCAGGGTGTCCCGCAGAACCTGCATGCTTACACCATCGCGCACACGCTTGAAGGGCAAACCCAAACCATCGCGCAGGGGCCGGTCGCGTCTCAAGAAGCAATCAAGATGCTCGGCACGAACGGCGGGGGATTCTTCAACGCCAACAGCGCTCATCCGTTTGAAAACCCCACTCCGTTTTCGAATTTCCTGCAACTGCTTTCCATCTTTATCATCCCCGCGGGACTCACGTACGCGCTCGGCCGCATGACCGGATCTCCGGGCCACGGCTGGGCGGTCTTCGCTGCAATGTACATCCTTTTCGCGGCTGGTTTCACGACGCTGTATTGGGCGGAGGCACATCCTCATCCACTGATTCACGGAGCCGCGCAGAAAGCGACACTCACGGCCCCCGGCGGCAACATGGAGGGCAAGGAGGTTCGTAATGGCATTGCGGAGACGGCTCTTTTCGCCACGATCACGACTGACGCCAGTTGCGGCGCGGTAAACGGAATGCACGATAGCTTCACTCCGCTTGGCGGACTTGTTCCCCTCACGAACATCATGCTCGGCGAGGTGATTTTCGGCGGCGTTGGGTCGGGCCTTTACGGCATGTTGATCTTTGTCGTGCAGGCTGTGTTTATCGCAGGCCTGATGGTGGGCCGCACGCCGGAGTATCTCGGCAAGAAGATCGAAGCGTACGACGTGAAGATGTCGATGCTCTACGTCCTCATCTTCCCGCTCGTCATTCTCTCGTTGACGGCCATCATGGTCCTGTTGCCAAACGTCGGTCTTGGGACCACCACTAATAGCGGCCCACACGGACTAAGTGAAGTCTTGTATGCCTTCACCTCTGGCGCGGGCAACAACGGCTCGGCTTTCGCCGGACTCGGACCGAACTGGTGGTACAACATCACGATCGGCTGGGACATGCTCATCGGCCGATTCCTGATGATGCTGCCGGTGCTTGCGCTGGCTGGCAACCTGGCACAGAAGAAAAGCATTCCGCCTTCCCCAGGCACCTTTCCTGTTAATACGCCGCTCTTCGCTGTGCTGCTTGTTGGCGTCGTACTCATTCTTGGCGCGCTCACATTCTTTCCAGCGTTGAGCCTGGGACCAATCCTTGAACATCTGCAACTGAAGTCCGGACAGCTTTACTAAGGAGATCTGACATGAGTGTTTACAGCAAATTCGATTCTCCGGCGCAGGCTGAAGCTCATTCGGACTCGGCGCAGGCCACACCGGAAACGATGAATCCCTCATCAACCCTGCCGCCAGAGCACCACGAACATCGGCGTAAGAAGACTACGCCGGGAGTTGCGGAGCAGAAGAGCCTCTGGAACACGGGGATCATGCGGCAGGCATTCATCGATGCGTTCCGCAAACTCGATCCGCGCTGGATGGTAAAAAACCCCGTGATGTTTGTGGTCGAAGTCGGCAGCGTACTGACCACAGTACTGCTTGTCGACAACACTATCCATCATCGCGTTGGTTTCGGATTCAATCTGCAAATCACGCTGTGGCTGTGGTTCACCGTGCTGTTTGCGAACTTCGCTGAGGCGATGGCCGAAGGGCGCGGCAAGGCGCAAGCCGACACGCTTCGCAAAGCCAAAGGCGAAACTATCGCCCAGAGATACATCGCGAATGGCTCTCTGGAGCAGGTTGCAAGTGGACTGCTACGCGCCGGAGATGTCATCTACGTCCCGGCGGGACACTACATCGCAGGCGATGGCGAAGTGATCGAAGGTGTAGCTTCGGTTGACGAATCCGCCATTACCGGCGAGTCCGCCCCCGTGATCCGTGAAGCCGGCGGAGATCGCTCCGCGGTGACGGGCGGGACGAAGGTGCTGTCGGACTGGGTAAAGATTCGCATCACTTCCAATCCTGGCGAGACCTTTCTGGATCGCATGATTGCCCTTGTGGAAGGCGCGACACGGCAGAAGACGCCGAACGAAATCGCGCTGTCGATTCTGCTCTCTGGACTGACAATCGTTTTCCTGT
It encodes:
- a CDS encoding response regulator transcription factor, producing MPGRILVIDDEPQITRVLRAALSAQAFDVRTANDPEEGLRIFAEWSPDLVITDLMMPGLSGVDVARAIRTTSSTPILVLSVRDHERSKIEALDSGADDYVTKPFSIQELLARVRAHMRRAPERTESAIVAGDFVIDAPAHSIEVAGKPMHLTPKEFELLLHLARHAGKVITHRALLTAVWGAQSAHQPEYLRVFVGQLRKKLEAETGKQFIQTEPWVGYRFVPEGFSGKEE
- the kdpA gene encoding potassium-transporting ATPase subunit KdpA — protein: MSANGWLQFALFSVVLLLTVRPVGIYLARVLEGQRTWLDPLLRPIERLIYKICGVKADHEMNWREYAFAMLGFSAASLVLTYIIERAQALLPWNPQHLAGVGADLAWNTAASFTTNTNWQFYTPESTMSYLTEMAGLATHNFFSAAVGIVVAIALVRSIKRTVSRTIGNFWVDTTRTLLYILLPGSLIYALLLVAQGVPQNLHAYTIAHTLEGQTQTIAQGPVASQEAIKMLGTNGGGFFNANSAHPFENPTPFSNFLQLLSIFIIPAGLTYALGRMTGSPGHGWAVFAAMYILFAAGFTTLYWAEAHPHPLIHGAAQKATLTAPGGNMEGKEVRNGIAETALFATITTDASCGAVNGMHDSFTPLGGLVPLTNIMLGEVIFGGVGSGLYGMLIFVVQAVFIAGLMVGRTPEYLGKKIEAYDVKMSMLYVLIFPLVILSLTAIMVLLPNVGLGTTTNSGPHGLSEVLYAFTSGAGNNGSAFAGLGPNWWYNITIGWDMLIGRFLMMLPVLALAGNLAQKKSIPPSPGTFPVNTPLFAVLLVGVVLILGALTFFPALSLGPILEHLQLKSGQLY